A window of the Pongo abelii isolate AG06213 chromosome 10, NHGRI_mPonAbe1-v2.0_pri, whole genome shotgun sequence genome harbors these coding sequences:
- the LOC100457979 gene encoding LOW QUALITY PROTEIN: putative uncharacterized protein encoded by LINC01559 (The sequence of the model RefSeq protein was modified relative to this genomic sequence to represent the inferred CDS: substituted 1 base at 1 genomic stop codon) → MERFLNSKARRLGSCSHRAFYLLCGPDEDTSCSTIYLPLKXRADPDQLFSDLLRGTQRLWSNRFGNEDSFPGRVRALVDTFCWVARAPPLGNPLRLEERIAGRIQRLKSGQRALIEKKKQKIEEDVRRQCQQTTCDRC, encoded by the exons ATGGAAAGATTCCTAAATTCAAAAGCCAGAAGGCTGGGTTCCTGTTCCCATCGTGCCTTTTACCTTCTGTGTGGTCCTGATGAAGACACTTCATGCTCCACTATTTACTTACCTCTGAAATGAAGGGCTGACCCAGATCAGTTGTTCTCTGATCTGCTTCGAGGGACTCAGAGGCTGTGGAG CAACAGATTTGGGAATGAGGATTCATTCCCTGGAAGAGTCAGAGCGCTCGTAGACACATTCTGCTGGGTTGCACGAGCTCCTCCCCTGGGAAATCCACTAAGACTAGAGGAAAGAATTGCTGGGAGGATTCAGAGGCTGAAGAGTGGACAGAGGGCTTTAATtgagaaaaagaagcagaaaattgAGGAAGATGTGAGGCGTCAATGCCAGCAGACAACATGTGACAGGTGCTAG